The sequence CGGGGATCGGGGCAAAACGGGCGAGAATAATTTTCGCCATGACTCGGGCTCCTTGAATTGGGGTGGTTGTGTGTCGCACTACACCATTTCGATGTACAGGAAAACTAAGCTAGGATATATCAGGGTACGGGATACATCCAAGCCGTGGGATATATCTGAGATATTCCTCCCTGCCTTATTAGGGCAGGGAGGATATACCCCACAACACCCCTTAGCTGACAAGTTGACGCCGACGACCGAGGAAGGATTGCACCGATTCCAGTGAAGCATCCCGCAATTCCATCGGCACGACTTGCTTACGCACGAGAAGCAAGGCGGCAGTCTCGGACGTGGCTCTTTCCCTTGGGGTACAACGGCAGGGGTTGCAGCCACAATCTTCGCAACAGCCGTCCAAAGCTGAAATCCCAACGTGGTTCAGAGATACCATGATCGAACTCCCTTGTGATGGTGGTGGTTGTGTCGCACTAACACCCTGCCAATGTACAGGAAAACTTTATTTTATTTTTTTCCCTGCCTTGCGGGTTGCCTTGTTGGCGAGTCGCTTGCCCGATTTTCGCAAGTGTTGGCAATAGCCGTGGGCAGCGTGGGCCTTGGTGGCACCTTCAGTTTTTCGCATGATGATACTCCGATTGAAGTTTACTTGCCGAGGTGGGAATATGGCCTCCACTTCGGCAGCGGTGAGTTGTCTACCATCTAATAGCAATACAAACATCGGATGTATCCCTTCGATGTACAGGAAAACGAGGGTGATCGGTGGGAATCGAACCCACTAAAATCTGGTTCACAGCCAGACCCCTAGCCGTTCGGGATCGACCACAGTAGTTCCCACGGGTAACGATCCCGTGCATACGTCCCACAGAACTATCCTGCCAATGTACAGGAAAACTAAATTGATTTTCCTTTGCATCCTTGTCGCCTATGTCGTCTCATCTTGTTTTTGCTGGCGAAAGAACGCCCACAATGCCCACAGGTAGATGGCACAATGTTCTGCCCTGTGTAATTGGGTGATGGGATGGCTTTTGTTTTGCCCATGATGTTTTCCCTTTCATTGTGCCAATGTACAGGAAAACTAATTAAATTAAGTTTATACAAACGCAAAGCCCCCGCATTTTATTGCGGGGGCTTTGTTGCCGGTGGCGACGATCAAACTTTACTTGCTTTCGGTGGGTTGCCAATCGGCGGGCACGAGCCAAGCCGCATCGTCGTCCTTGGGGAACGGGATGCCGCAATTCTCGCACCAATAGGCGGCGTCACGGGTGCGACCGCTGGCCTTGTAGAAGGGGAGCGGGTTGCCGGTGGTGCCGAAGTATTGCAGGGCGAGACCGATGGCCTTGACGCTCTTGGCTTCCAAGGCTTCCTGTTCCCGCACCTGACGCAGATGCTTGACGGACGCTTGCAGGATGTTGGTGAAGCTGTCGATCAGGCCCTTGCAGGCGGTCACGGCTCGCTTGCGTCGATCCGCCTTCAGTTCGGCGGCAGCCTCTTGCAGCACTTCGGCCTCGACGGTGAGGGGGCTGGCTTGCTCCACGCTGGAACGGGCAATCAGGTCGTCCAAAGTCGTCTTCATTCGCTAACTCCTTGGGGTTGGTGGGCAACCGTTGTGGTCGCCGCTATCGGGTGAATGTACAGGAAAACCATGCTGGATTTAGTTCGCCACTAGGCTCCAGTCGCCACTACCAACTTAACCACACGCTGAGTCTAATGATTATTTATAAATAATCATTTTAGGCTCCTTGGTTGTTGTGGATTGTTGTCCCCTCAGACGGCACAAGGCACACGCTGGGCAGTCATTTCTACCATACCTTTCGGCAAGGGGATCATTAATTTTTTTATAAGAGCGGAGCAGAGGTTTCCCACTGGTCCCGGCTTGCACGGGACTGTCCCTGGCACAAAAAAATTACTGTCCGATCTATTCCCTCAATGTACAGGAAAACTATCAATGATGAAAAAATAGCCCACCCGATGACCAGTCGGGTGGGCTGGCGACCACAACACACAGGAGAAATAAGGATGATAACTTGCCGCCCCGATGACGAACCGGGGCGGCTGAGACCAAACCTGAAGAACGAAGGTCCAATGTACAGGAAAACTTGCCAACCCTGTTGTTTCTGGTTAGGTGGGCGGCATGATTACCGCACTCAAGTAATCTCTCAATGTACAGGAAAACTATCAGGGGAAAGATTGCCTCGGATATATCTTGCGGATATATCCGAGAGCAATCCCCACAACCCCCTAGACACTCACTTGATACTTGCCCCGCTTCACTTGGATAACTTCGTACTTGCCCCGCTGCTTCAGGTCGAAGCTACGGAGGCTTAGGACGTTCTCCAAGTGGGGCATACGCACGCATACCTCTTTCGTATTGTCGCCCCCCTCAAGGAGGTAGGGCTTGCCGTCAATGTCAAACTCTACATCGGCCCCATCCCTGCAACCCTGTTTCTTAGAGGGTTCGGCTTTCGGGGGCAGGTATTGGGCCAAGTCTGCCCAATCGGGGGATACTTCCAAGCCCGTGCGACGATCAAGCCATGCCTCTTGGCGTAGGCTGTTTTCGACCCATTCCATCCCTTCCCCTCTTGTCTTTGCGAACAAGAGGCAGAGATAGAGGGCTTGTGTTTCGACGTGTTGGGCTATGTACCTATTCAGGTGTATCCCCTTGCCCTTCCACAGAGCGGCAGCCTCAAAGGCGGGGATAAACCCATCGGCATTAGCCTGAAGGTTTGCTTGCCAAGCCCGATTGACCATCTTGGCATAGTCTGCCCCGGCGAAAACCAATCGCTCGGAAAGGTGGTCGATTGTGCTTTCCCCATCTTGCAGATAGGGGTTAGGCTGTTTGGTCAAGCGGCTCTTGACGTTCATCTTCAGGGGGGTGAGCATCGTAACGCTACAGATGCGGCAGCCACCTTGATAGCGGTCGAGCCACTGAGCTAATTCTACTGGGGTCACTTGCATGGTTCATTCTCCGTATTGGGGTGTTGTGTTCGCCACTGACCCTCCAATGTACAGGAAAATCAATTATAATTTAATTTTCGGGTGCATTGGCAGCAAACGTCCAATGTACAGGAAAAGTAAATTAAAATTGAACGTAGCGATGCAGGCGGTAGCATCCTGACCATGCCTAGAGTAACAGAGCATCATTACTCACGCTCATGGTGTCGCTGCTCTGAGGATGCTACCGTTTGCATCGTAAAAATGCCCACGGCTATGGCGGTCTTGTGGCTTTTAACCACCGCAGCAGGATTTTCATAGCCGGGGCAAACGTCCAATGTACAGGAAAACTAAATTGATTTTCCCAGTCTTTGCTCTATGGCTTCGAGTTGTGGCCCAATGTCAATAGGCTGATGGGGTAGCTGTGCCACCATCTCAGCGGCTTGGAGTTGCAATTGTTGCAATTCCATTTGCTCATCGGGTGTAATGGTGCCCCTTACGTTCTTCGCAATCAGGGCGGCTCGGCGTTTGTTGTCCATCATTCACCTCATTAGGGCCTCAATGATTGCCAGCCCCTCATCGCCCCATTGTCTTTGGATTGCTTCCCGGCAGCTTTCGCCTTCGGGGGACTTGACCACATCGGCATCAAACTTGCAAACATTGAAGCCAATTACATGGTCAAAATAATTACAGAGTTGCCTTCCGAAAATACGATGGAAAGCAGAGGCTTGTTTTCTGCCCATCTGATAGCGGGCAATTTGCCTCTGTTCCCTCTCTTGCTGTGCCTCAAAGCAAGCTACGAGAAGCAGATTGCCATTTGCCTCTACATCATCGGTATAGGGCAAGTTAGGCCAACCCGCTTTGAGTTTCTCATAGCCCTTTGTCAGTTGTTCGTGCAAAGTCTTGGCTTGATCTTCACAGTTGAAGCGAGCAAAGATAGCCTTGCGGGCCTCAGTCATCGGCGGTGTTTTGATTTTCTTTGCCATAGTACCCATCCAATGTACAGGAAAACCAAGATTAAATTGCCCGGCAACCCCTATGATTGCTCATAGTTACGGGGGTTGCCGGGCCATGCATGTTTTCTAATCGTCGTAGCTGTGTTCCATGCAAAGGTGTTCAATCAGGCGGTCTTGATCGACCTTAGCAAACCAATAATCGGCCAGGACGGTAGACCCACCACTGGTTACAACTGGATTGCTGAACTCCACTTCGGGCGGGTCATCGGGCCAACCAGGATCGCCATTGCGTTGGGTGTGGCACCCTTTGCAACCGGGGGTAATGGTGTAATCCACCTCACCCTCAACTATGACTTCTTCATCTTCATACGTCCACTTGTGGGTTCCATGTATCATCGCAGTCTCCTGTTTGTGTGTCCGCACTTATCCAATGTACAGGAAAACTAAAACTAATTAGGATACATGCGTGCGGGCGGATATATCCGCTAGGATACTACCTCTTGGATACATACTGCCCAATCGTTCAAGTTTCCTGGCAGTTGGCTTACAGGGATACGCATGAGAGCGTTGCCCCTATGCCCATCCACTCGGATGCATCCGGGGATAGCATCCCCTTGCTGTGTATTGGTAAGGGGATCGAATTGCATCGCCATTCTGAATCCCTCATAGTAAACATGCATCTTCGGCTCCTTCGTGGTCGTAAATCTCAGCAATCTCGGAAGCAATAGCCATACGACAAAATCGGCTGATGCCATACTGCCGCTCAAAGGATTTCATTTCATTGATGCTAAGACTACGCCACCACTGAAATGCCTTGGCTTGAAATGCTTTGTCGTAGTATTTTGCTATCATATCGGTTCTCCTGCCTTCCCAATGTACAGGAAAACTAATGAACAAATAAATTAAATCAGCGTATATTATAATGGGGACGTGGTGCAAGTCCCATCAGGAGAATTATGAAGAACAAAAAATGCTACAAGTGCGGAGAAACGAAAGGAATAACAGCCTTTCACAAAGATGCTACAAAATCCGATGGACTCTGTGGTAAATGTAAGCGGTGTGCCAAGTCAACACGGAATATAGAGAGAGATAGGGCGGCATATCATCGCAACAAAGCCTATTATCAACGATACAGAGAGGAAGCTAATCAATTCCTATCCGCTGTCAGAATGTTCCTTGGCTGTCGTTATTGTGAAGAAAATACAGAGGTATGCTTGGACTTCCATCATTTATATGACAAACGATATGACATAACGAAAGTCAATAGCATACATGCTCGACTAAAAGAAATGTCAAAGTGTGTTTGCGTGTGTGCTAACTGCCACCGAAAAATACACAGCGGCTTGCTGGTCATATCTCCACAAGATATAATTGACCCCATTCAATTGACCCACCTAATAAAAGAACCCTCCCCACCATCAAGCAGTGGGGAGGGTTCGGGGTGGGCTGGTCCTACGCAGCCATCTCCAGGGCAATCTTAAGGGCAAGGGTATTGCGGGCAGCGTTCGGCCCAAACCAAAGCGAAGCAATCCGGTTGTTGGCTTTCTGCTCTGGCGTAATGATTTTGCCACCCTCACCACCCGCAGCGTGGGAAAGGTGTTCGGTCATTGCGTTGTACGCAGACCACCAACTCCCACGGATAGAGGGGAGGCTGTTGGCCTTGCTGTCGATGCGTTCGCAAATCGACTGCACGATATTTTTCATCTTCGTTGACATATCCTCCCCATCTTTGAGGGGTTTGTCGTTGGTCATGGTTCGGAGAACGAACTTGACCAAATCTTTTTGATTGACACCACGGCGGGCGAGCATCTTGAACTGCTCGGCGGTTGCCTCAAAATCGGCGTTTACGGTGTCGATGATGTCATGGACGGTTTCCAGACCGGCGTGAACCATCTTCGTATGCCGCAACTTCAGCAACTTGCTTTGGCTGTCGTTGTGGGCAGCCGCCAGGGTATTCGCACACACAACCCTGATGGGGGTGAAGCCGACCCTCACCGAGAGGCTTCCATCGTGCGAAGATGAGAGAAGCAAAAACTTCTCCACGCAATCCCCTGCGGCGATTTCAACGGGGTCACGGTTCAACTTGGCGAGAACCCAAACCCACTTGCCACCATTCAGCGACCCAGCCGTATGGAGGTATGCTTCCCCCTTGTCGAGGTAGGGCTGGAACCACTTGAACATATCGGCGTTCTGTACCACTTGATACTGACCGCCAACGATGCCCAATTCCTGCTCCTGCTCCTTGCCATCCACAAGCATACGGCGGCAGGTGTAGACGTTGCGGGGATATTCTCCGATGATTTCTCCCTCTTTGTCGAAGAGGGGTTCCATCGGGACAACGAACTGCCCCGCTGTCATATACCCACACTGGCGGGTATAGACATCCCAATTCATACCACTTGCGATGATGCCCTGGGGGACATCGTATCGGGTGGTTTCGGGGACGATGTTTCCCATGTTGTGCCACGGAACTGTGCCAACGAACATACCAGACTCAAACAGAGCGGACATTGTAGGACTCCTGAAAGAGGTTTCGTATCGTATCGTAGCGTTGTTGCTACACCGATCCAATGTACAGGAAAACTAAGATTATCTTAGCACCGCCATTTCGACCAAAGCCGTCAGATTGGTCTTGCCTTCCGTTTCCGTAGGCATCGCATCCACATCCAACACATCCCCGGAAATGGTGAAAAAGGTGTTGCTGCTCCAACGGCGAAACAAAGTCTTGATCGGCACCCCTCTGGTTCGCAGGTTCCAGATTTTCTGCTGGATACGCCAAGTGAAGCGATACCATTCTGGGTTGAAAAATCTGGCAAGATTTTCCTTAAACTCGGCCAAGCTGTCGCTTATCTGATACGCCTTGATGAAAAGCATGTCATCTCGGGAGACTCGGACATTGACATTCTCGCTCACTGGTAACAGATACATCTGAACACCTCTTGGATTGATGGATTGTGGAAATGCCAGCCGTGCAATGTACAGGAAAACTATTTTGGATTATTTCTATTTTGTTTGTAAAAATCCATTTCCTCCATACTATATAAGTATGGAGGAAAATATGATTAGAAAACAAAAAGAATATGAAAAAGCCAGACAACTACGACAATCTGGTATGCGAATAGATGATATTGCTAAAGAGGTAGGAGCAACACACGGCACTATTTGTATTTGGTGTAAGGATATAAAACTCATCACTCCAAATAGAAAACCAAGAGCCAAATGTAGAGTATGTGGCAAGTCGGCAAGTGGGCATCAGTTGTGCCACAAACATTTGTGTCGTTTTAA is a genomic window of Pseudomonadota bacterium containing:
- a CDS encoding DUF945 domain-containing protein, with the translated sequence MGNIVPETTRYDVPQGIIASGMNWDVYTRQCGYMTAGQFVVPMEPLFDKEGEIIGEYPRNVYTCRRMLVDGKEQEQELGIVGGQYQVVQNADMFKWFQPYLDKGEAYLHTAGSLNGGKWVWVLAKLNRDPVEIAAGDCVEKFLLLSSSHDGSLSVRVGFTPIRVVCANTLAAAHNDSQSKLLKLRHTKMVHAGLETVHDIIDTVNADFEATAEQFKMLARRGVNQKDLVKFVLRTMTNDKPLKDGEDMSTKMKNIVQSICERIDSKANSLPSIRGSWWSAYNAMTEHLSHAAGGEGGKIITPEQKANNRIASLWFGPNAARNTLALKIALEMAA